One part of the Parasphingorhabdus sp. SCSIO 66989 genome encodes these proteins:
- a CDS encoding tetratricopeptide repeat protein, with protein MSEDTEQDKGTNISRWIMVGAGVIALAAVGIAVFRPDSSDTNTAPIAANSSEQAPPVGEVIAALEKKLQENPDDAEGWRMLGWSFFETSRFAEAATAMKRATNLDPDNAEYHSMLGEALVLASDAGAIPADARAAFNRALELDPKDPRARYFQAAAMDMDGQHEAAINSWFALLADTPADAPWAEDVRNVIRNVGKERGIEVEQRLASTQFAPPTGGLKTDGVAVASSAIPGPSRDQMQAASALPQGQQEEMIRGMVDGLADKLAANPDNPDGWIMLMRSRMQLGETGKAAKALQDASTAFRNDGDKLRKVREAAAALSVPGA; from the coding sequence ATGAGCGAAGATACGGAGCAGGACAAAGGCACCAATATCAGCCGCTGGATCATGGTGGGTGCGGGAGTCATCGCGCTGGCGGCAGTGGGTATAGCCGTGTTTCGGCCCGATAGCAGTGACACCAATACAGCGCCGATAGCCGCGAATAGCAGCGAGCAGGCCCCGCCGGTGGGCGAGGTTATCGCGGCGCTGGAAAAGAAGCTGCAGGAAAACCCGGATGATGCCGAAGGCTGGCGCATGCTCGGCTGGTCCTTCTTTGAAACCTCGCGTTTTGCCGAAGCCGCCACTGCGATGAAGCGCGCCACCAATCTCGACCCGGACAATGCCGAATATCATTCGATGCTGGGCGAGGCTTTGGTGCTGGCAAGTGATGCAGGTGCCATCCCCGCCGATGCCCGCGCCGCTTTTAACCGGGCGCTGGAGCTTGACCCGAAAGACCCGCGCGCGCGCTATTTTCAGGCTGCAGCCATGGATATGGACGGTCAGCATGAAGCAGCGATCAATAGCTGGTTCGCGCTGCTCGCCGATACACCGGCAGATGCGCCATGGGCGGAAGACGTGCGCAATGTGATCCGCAATGTCGGTAAAGAGCGCGGCATAGAAGTCGAACAGCGGCTGGCCAGCACGCAATTTGCACCACCTACAGGCGGCCTGAAAACCGATGGTGTAGCGGTCGCTTCATCGGCGATTCCCGGACCTAGTCGCGACCAGATGCAGGCTGCTTCTGCCTTGCCGCAAGGGCAGCAGGAAGAGATGATCCGGGGCATGGTCGATGGTCTGGCCGACAAGCTGGCCGCCAATCCCGACAATCCTGATGGCTGGATCATGCTGATGCGCAGCCGTATGCAGCTGGGCGAAACCGGCAAAGCCGCCAAGGCCCTGCAGGATGCGAGCACTGCCTTCCGCAATGATGGCGACAAACTGCGCAAAGTGCGCGAAGCGGCGGCGGCACTTTCGGTGCCGGGGGCGTGA
- a CDS encoding cyclic nucleotide-binding domain-containing protein: MSAAGRAAELGLSHVLLEKTDHLSDTIYKYQKGKHVMATPSQLILRSDMDFDAGKREAILGTWNDQTEALKVNVKYNAEVKAIKGTGPAISGSVHVIEIRKRDGTKETKEVQRHEPPYELTLTNGETIIAENVVLAIGTQGNPNRMRCEGADLPHVQYQLDDPTEYIDEHIVIVGTGDAGIENARGLAEDPAQRNTVSILNRKVDFATAKDANVKALQADHEAGKLTIRLETETAKIEEGFIALNTRDGEERIPCNRVIARIGSAPPRMFVEECGIAFTGPDRTAFPELSPVFESTAPNIFVIGALAGYPLIKHCMNQGHDVIEFINGNTELKPADEPILEAKFSDLPGNNSVAEWLEFLRANVRILNGLNPLQMREFMLDSDAKYYRKGEVIFERNAPGSSLFAIADGSVAVQVDPDDPRITVPIESGSIFGEVGLISGRKRGATITAAEDTICVEISRLAALKLQSQSEAAKQRIERISTERQLLQMFGSGLTSEDIEEAVETSEILSVRAGESIITEGDEGNDIYVIRVGSMVVEKMIGGKPVFLSYLPAGSYVGEMALIAGGQRTATVKAAIKSEVIKINGDAFAKVLAEHPELMAKAKRDMASRQDINAFVEAKKDSFSGVVDMYSEVASFLVDQGIGEATDVLLIDENLCIGCDNCEKACADSHEGLSRLDREAGKTYAHLHVPTSCRHCEHPHCMADCPPNAIHRGPDGEVFIDDTCIGCGNCQRNCPYGVIRMDKVPPKKPNLLSWLFLGWGPGPGEPDKGWANENSDPDVEKPKKAIKCDMCAGINGGPACVRACPTGAAIRVAPDEFLTVARFEGEDA, from the coding sequence ATGAGCGCGGCGGGTCGTGCGGCGGAACTGGGCCTGTCCCATGTGTTGCTGGAAAAGACCGACCACCTTTCAGATACCATCTATAAATATCAAAAGGGCAAGCATGTGATGGCGACGCCATCGCAGCTTATCCTGCGCTCCGACATGGATTTCGACGCGGGTAAGCGTGAGGCTATACTCGGCACATGGAATGACCAAACCGAGGCGCTTAAGGTCAATGTGAAATATAATGCCGAGGTCAAGGCGATCAAAGGTACCGGCCCGGCCATTTCGGGCAGCGTGCATGTCATCGAAATCCGCAAGCGCGATGGCACCAAAGAGACCAAAGAAGTCCAGCGTCATGAGCCGCCTTATGAGCTGACGCTCACCAATGGCGAGACGATTATCGCGGAAAATGTCGTGCTGGCCATCGGTACCCAAGGCAACCCCAATCGCATGCGCTGCGAAGGGGCCGACCTGCCGCATGTGCAATATCAGTTGGATGACCCGACCGAATATATTGACGAGCATATCGTTATTGTTGGTACCGGGGATGCGGGGATTGAGAATGCGCGTGGCCTTGCTGAAGACCCGGCGCAGCGCAATACCGTCAGCATTCTCAACCGCAAGGTTGATTTCGCCACCGCAAAGGACGCCAATGTCAAGGCGCTGCAGGCCGACCACGAGGCGGGCAAACTGACGATACGGCTGGAGACTGAGACGGCGAAGATTGAAGAAGGTTTCATTGCTCTCAACACCCGTGATGGCGAGGAGCGTATTCCATGCAATCGCGTGATTGCCCGCATCGGCTCGGCACCGCCGCGCATGTTCGTCGAGGAATGTGGTATCGCTTTTACCGGCCCGGACCGGACGGCTTTTCCCGAATTGTCGCCGGTTTTTGAGTCGACCGCGCCCAATATCTTCGTCATCGGCGCGCTGGCGGGCTATCCGCTGATCAAGCACTGTATGAATCAGGGCCATGATGTTATCGAATTCATCAACGGCAATACCGAGCTGAAACCGGCAGATGAGCCGATCCTCGAAGCCAAATTTTCCGATCTGCCAGGCAATAACAGCGTTGCCGAATGGCTCGAATTTCTGCGCGCCAATGTCCGCATATTGAATGGCCTCAACCCACTGCAGATGCGCGAGTTTATGCTCGACAGCGATGCGAAATATTATCGCAAGGGCGAGGTGATTTTTGAACGCAATGCGCCGGGGTCATCGCTGTTCGCCATTGCCGATGGCTCGGTGGCGGTGCAGGTCGATCCCGATGATCCGCGCATCACGGTGCCGATTGAGAGCGGCTCGATCTTTGGTGAGGTTGGCCTGATCTCCGGGCGCAAACGCGGTGCCACGATTACCGCCGCCGAGGACACTATCTGTGTCGAGATTTCGCGGCTGGCAGCGCTCAAACTGCAATCGCAATCCGAGGCGGCCAAACAGCGCATTGAGCGTATTTCAACAGAGCGACAATTGCTGCAGATGTTCGGCTCGGGCCTGACGTCGGAAGACATCGAAGAGGCTGTCGAGACCAGCGAGATACTGTCGGTTCGCGCTGGAGAGTCGATCATCACCGAGGGCGATGAGGGCAATGACATCTACGTCATCCGCGTCGGCTCGATGGTGGTGGAGAAGATGATTGGCGGCAAGCCGGTGTTCCTCTCCTATCTGCCCGCCGGCTCCTATGTCGGTGAGATGGCGCTGATCGCCGGTGGTCAGCGCACCGCGACAGTAAAGGCGGCGATCAAATCGGAAGTCATCAAGATCAACGGTGATGCTTTTGCCAAGGTGCTGGCTGAGCATCCTGAGCTGATGGCCAAGGCCAAGCGCGATATGGCTTCGCGGCAGGATATCAATGCCTTTGTCGAGGCCAAGAAGGACAGCTTTTCGGGCGTTGTCGATATGTATTCCGAGGTTGCCAGCTTCCTCGTCGATCAGGGCATTGGCGAGGCGACCGATGTGCTGCTGATCGATGAAAATCTCTGTATAGGCTGCGATAACTGCGAAAAAGCCTGTGCCGACAGCCATGAGGGGTTGTCGCGGCTCGACCGTGAGGCGGGCAAGACCTATGCGCATCTGCACGTGCCGACCAGCTGCCGCCATTGCGAGCATCCGCATTGCATGGCTGACTGCCCGCCCAATGCCATCCATCGTGGTCCCGACGGTGAGGTCTTTATTGATGATACCTGTATCGGCTGCGGCAATTGCCAGCGCAACTGCCCCTATGGCGTGATCCGCATGGACAAGGTGCCGCCGAAAAAGCCCAATCTGCTGAGCTGGCTGTTTCTTGGCTGGGGGCCGGGTCCGGGCGAGCCGGACAAAGGCTGGGCCAATGAGAATAGCGATCCGGATGTCGAGAAACCGAAAAAGGCGATCAAATGCGATATGTGCGCCGGGATCAATGGTGGGCCAGCCTGTGTCCGTGCCTGCCCCACCGGGGCGGCGATCCGGGTTGCTCCCGATGAGTTTCTGACCGTCGCGCGGTTTGAAGGGGAGGATGCGTGA
- a CDS encoding cytochrome c3 family protein, whose amino-acid sequence MTFIVRQIALKADGSEIVRETTPEGAEMTIGRNSDNAIHLPDLAVNPVHASIRRNGDDSIIVEAVSGQPFQVDGIDVTTATVKLARGAELGFGGHRIAVGLDADGAAVTLTVRRTDAVADSEEEKDEREIYSLIGKLPGKRGSAWGFVALVVIACLAWPVYTWATYRDLAYNEDVKRPDGVHGDGFWSSGSLSLAHNSLKDDCQACHVDAFVSVRDKACMTCHDDDAHDHAPKPRLASARGELQGFAAFRRAVASAFNKPQGRCVECHTEHESAGAMQPTVQRFCAECHDGLDSRLTDTTLLNAADFGKAHPQFRPAVLINAVEGDDPEKAPRRRISLDRKPSEDNGLKFPHDLHLDRTGGVAQMGRRLSAKYGFGDALDCADCHTPDPNGVRFEPVDMEENCAMCHSLSYDEIDGTFRQLPHGKPDLVKADLRAYYRSTGPNRPINLGSLPRQRPGTVNRQRTAADYARAVRFRPTRANQAIRAVFSEGGACYDCHSVNALGGLNYSIDPVTQTDRYMHKGWFSHAAHEEEDCTDCHKATTSKQATDLLLPGIATCRECHGGEASDTDVPSTCALCHEYHADGGAPWLVRQQNKDKQRREKRKQSEKPKIVARR is encoded by the coding sequence ATGACATTCATCGTCCGCCAGATCGCGCTCAAGGCTGATGGCAGTGAGATTGTCCGCGAAACCACGCCCGAGGGTGCCGAGATGACCATCGGCCGTAATAGCGATAATGCCATCCATCTACCCGACCTTGCGGTTAATCCGGTGCATGCGAGCATCCGCCGCAATGGCGACGATAGCATTATTGTGGAAGCGGTTTCCGGCCAGCCATTTCAGGTCGATGGCATTGATGTCACGACCGCGACCGTCAAGCTGGCGCGTGGTGCAGAGCTCGGCTTTGGCGGCCATCGCATAGCTGTTGGCCTTGATGCCGATGGCGCAGCGGTAACGCTGACGGTCCGCCGCACCGATGCGGTTGCGGATAGCGAGGAAGAGAAGGACGAACGCGAGATTTACTCGCTTATCGGCAAGCTGCCCGGAAAACGCGGCAGTGCCTGGGGTTTTGTCGCGTTGGTGGTGATCGCCTGTCTCGCCTGGCCGGTCTATACCTGGGCGACCTATCGCGACCTTGCCTATAATGAAGATGTGAAACGCCCCGATGGCGTGCATGGCGACGGCTTTTGGAGTTCAGGCAGCCTGAGTCTCGCGCATAACAGCCTCAAAGATGACTGTCAGGCCTGCCATGTCGATGCTTTTGTCTCGGTCCGCGACAAGGCGTGCATGACCTGTCATGATGATGATGCGCATGATCATGCACCCAAACCGCGTCTCGCCAGTGCGCGCGGAGAGCTGCAGGGCTTTGCCGCCTTTCGCCGCGCGGTGGCCAGCGCGTTCAACAAACCGCAGGGCAGGTGTGTGGAATGTCACACCGAACATGAGAGCGCAGGTGCTATGCAACCCACTGTGCAGCGATTCTGTGCTGAATGTCACGATGGACTGGATAGCAGGCTGACCGATACGACGCTCCTCAATGCCGCCGATTTCGGCAAGGCGCATCCGCAGTTCCGCCCGGCGGTGCTGATCAATGCGGTGGAGGGCGATGACCCGGAGAAGGCACCAAGGCGGCGTATCTCGCTGGACCGCAAGCCGAGCGAGGATAATGGCCTCAAATTCCCGCATGACCTGCATCTCGATCGGACCGGCGGTGTCGCGCAAATGGGGCGGCGACTGTCTGCAAAATATGGCTTTGGCGATGCGCTGGATTGTGCCGATTGCCATACGCCCGATCCCAATGGCGTGCGCTTTGAGCCAGTCGATATGGAAGAGAATTGTGCCATGTGCCACAGCCTTTCCTATGACGAGATTGATGGCACTTTCCGCCAGTTGCCACATGGCAAGCCCGATCTGGTGAAGGCTGATCTGCGCGCCTATTACCGCTCAACCGGGCCGAACCGCCCGATCAATCTTGGAAGCTTACCGCGCCAGCGCCCAGGGACCGTCAACCGCCAGCGCACCGCAGCGGATTATGCCCGTGCGGTGCGTTTCCGCCCGACCCGTGCCAATCAGGCGATCCGCGCGGTCTTCTCCGAGGGCGGGGCCTGTTATGATTGTCACAGCGTCAATGCGCTGGGTGGATTGAACTACAGTATCGACCCGGTGACGCAGACTGACCGCTATATGCACAAAGGCTGGTTCAGCCATGCCGCGCATGAAGAAGAGGATTGCACCGATTGCCATAAGGCAACCACATCAAAACAGGCGACCGATCTGTTGCTGCCGGGCATTGCGACGTGTCGCGAATGCCATGGCGGTGAGGCGTCGGACACCGATGTGCCCTCGACATGTGCGCTCTGTCATGAATATCATGCTGATGGCGGCGCGCCCTGGCTGGTGCGTCAGCAGAATAAGGACAAACAGCGCCGCGAGAAGCGCAAACAATCGGAAAAGCCGAAGATCGTGGCGCGGCGGTGA
- a CDS encoding phosphodiesterase produces the protein MLIAQVTDIHLGFDPDNPAEFNRKRLDRIIEDMLSLDTPPDMLLATGDLIDRGDAESYRRLANAFSVCPFPVLMALGNHDMRATYIAEFPDPPFDNGFLQYVVDAGPLRLIVLDTLEEGRHGGAFCEARANWLKARLDEDSETPTVIVQHHPPVEVGIAWMNTHPEEPWVARLGECLEGRTNIVAMLCGHVHRTIQSSWRGIPIAVCPSSAPQVALNLSDIDPEAPDGRDMIIADPPAYALHWWNGRQLVSHIQTAEEHVMLARYDEKMQPLVRSLLAERPTE, from the coding sequence ATGCTGATCGCACAGGTCACCGATATTCATCTCGGCTTTGACCCGGATAATCCGGCCGAATTCAACCGCAAACGGCTAGACCGCATCATCGAGGACATGCTGTCGCTCGACACCCCACCGGATATGCTATTGGCGACAGGTGATTTGATCGACCGTGGCGATGCCGAAAGCTATCGCCGTCTCGCCAATGCTTTTTCGGTCTGCCCGTTTCCGGTGCTTATGGCGCTGGGCAATCATGACATGCGCGCTACCTATATTGCCGAATTTCCCGATCCGCCTTTCGACAATGGCTTTCTGCAATATGTTGTCGATGCGGGTCCATTGCGGCTTATCGTGCTTGATACGCTGGAGGAAGGCCGCCATGGCGGCGCGTTTTGCGAGGCGCGCGCAAACTGGCTCAAGGCGCGGCTGGATGAGGACAGCGAAACGCCGACAGTGATCGTCCAGCATCATCCGCCTGTCGAAGTCGGCATTGCCTGGATGAACACCCATCCGGAAGAACCATGGGTGGCGCGGCTGGGCGAATGTCTCGAAGGCCGCACCAACATCGTCGCCATGCTGTGCGGTCATGTCCATCGCACCATCCAATCCTCCTGGCGCGGCATCCCCATCGCCGTTTGCCCTTCCAGCGCGCCACAGGTGGCACTGAACCTGTCCGACATCGATCCCGAGGCCCCTGATGGTCGCGATATGATTATCGCCGATCCGCCTGCCTATGCCCTGCACTGGTGGAATGGCCGCCAGCTGGTCAGCCATATCCAAACCGCCGAAGAGCATGTCATGCTGGCGCGCTATGATGAGAAGATGCAGCCATTGGTGCGCAGCCTGCTGGCCGAAAGACCGACGGAGTAA
- a CDS encoding M3 family metallopeptidase — protein MPKTSLKISASLLALVMTVPTAHAMEADSMEAAQQESATATTASAAIITEAWPGPFEGVPQWDKVTPDMFPAAFTDAMETLRTEFEAVASNPETPNFENTNKALELAGEQINRTYSMWGVHLSNLSNPEVRALQGEWGPKLSAFFGELQLDPRILKRYKAVYDNRENLGLNQQELRLVERDYDNLVRNGALLSDEDKARLIAINTELSKLYSNFSNKVLADEETFIYLDSEDDLAGLPDSFIASIRSAAEAQDKEGWALKNTRSVMQPFLANSTRRDLREQVYMAYINRGDNGDDNDTNATIAEILKYRVERAKLLGFETHAHYRMADTMAKDPERAMDLMMQVWPAAVARVKEEVADMQAIADAEGAGITIAPWDYRFYAEKVRKAKYDLDAAELKPYFQLDKLIDGMFDAAGRLYDLEFKENTGDIPVFHPDVRTFIVTDKRDGSNVGVFYMDNYARDGKRSGAWATTYRSQQSLGGERNVLSSNNNNFVKGGDGEPTLISVDDATTLFHEFGHALHSLLTDVTYPGLRGTPRDFVEYPSQVNENWLLTPYILNKYAVHYQTGEPIPQELVDKVEASSKFNEGFATVEYLSSAIVDMMLHNRDEAVTDVDAFERETLAEIGMPDEIVMRHRLPQFNHLFSSDSYSAGYYSYLWSETMDADTWAAFEQAADGVWDKGVADNFRKFLLSTGNETERVDAYRQFRGRDPDVRYIMKKRGFPVSEDSSAD, from the coding sequence ATGCCAAAAACATCCTTGAAAATCAGCGCGTCGTTATTGGCACTGGTTATGACGGTGCCGACCGCGCACGCTATGGAGGCAGACAGCATGGAAGCAGCACAACAGGAAAGCGCTACCGCAACCACTGCCAGCGCCGCAATCATTACCGAGGCCTGGCCGGGTCCCTTTGAAGGGGTGCCGCAATGGGACAAGGTGACGCCCGATATGTTCCCTGCTGCATTCACCGATGCGATGGAAACGCTGCGCACGGAATTTGAAGCGGTCGCTTCAAATCCTGAAACACCGAATTTTGAGAATACCAACAAGGCTTTGGAGCTGGCTGGTGAGCAGATCAATCGCACCTATTCGATGTGGGGTGTGCATCTCAGCAACCTTTCCAATCCCGAAGTACGGGCGTTACAGGGCGAATGGGGGCCCAAGCTCTCGGCCTTTTTTGGCGAGCTGCAACTCGATCCGCGCATCCTGAAGCGCTATAAAGCGGTCTACGATAATCGTGAAAATCTCGGGCTTAACCAACAAGAATTGCGGCTTGTTGAACGCGATTATGACAATCTGGTGCGTAATGGTGCCTTGCTCAGCGACGAGGACAAGGCGCGGCTGATCGCAATCAATACCGAATTGTCGAAACTCTACAGCAACTTCTCCAACAAAGTCTTGGCCGATGAAGAGACCTTTATCTATCTCGACAGCGAGGATGATCTGGCTGGGCTTCCCGACAGTTTCATCGCCTCAATCCGCAGCGCCGCCGAGGCACAGGACAAAGAGGGCTGGGCGCTGAAAAACACCCGCTCGGTGATGCAGCCTTTCCTGGCAAACTCGACCCGCCGTGATCTGCGTGAACAGGTCTATATGGCCTATATCAATCGTGGCGATAATGGCGATGATAATGACACCAATGCCACCATTGCCGAAATCCTGAAATATCGAGTCGAGCGGGCCAAGCTGCTCGGATTTGAAACCCATGCCCATTATCGCATGGCCGATACCATGGCGAAGGACCCCGAACGCGCCATGGATCTGATGATGCAGGTCTGGCCCGCTGCGGTTGCACGGGTGAAGGAAGAGGTCGCCGATATGCAGGCGATTGCTGATGCAGAAGGTGCGGGCATCACTATCGCACCATGGGATTATCGTTTCTATGCCGAAAAGGTACGCAAGGCGAAATATGATCTCGATGCGGCGGAGCTTAAACCCTATTTCCAGCTCGACAAGCTGATCGACGGTATGTTTGATGCTGCCGGGCGGCTCTATGATCTGGAGTTCAAGGAGAATACCGGCGACATTCCGGTGTTCCACCCCGATGTGCGCACCTTCATCGTCACCGACAAGCGCGATGGCAGCAATGTTGGCGTGTTCTACATGGATAATTATGCCCGAGACGGAAAACGCTCGGGTGCATGGGCCACCACCTATCGCTCGCAGCAATCCTTAGGTGGCGAGCGCAATGTGCTGTCATCCAACAACAATAATTTCGTTAAAGGCGGTGACGGCGAGCCGACACTGATCAGTGTCGATGACGCGACGACCCTGTTCCACGAGTTCGGCCATGCGCTGCACAGCCTGCTCACCGATGTTACCTATCCGGGCTTGCGCGGCACGCCGAGGGACTTTGTTGAATATCCCTCACAGGTGAACGAGAATTGGCTGTTAACACCTTATATTCTCAACAAATATGCGGTGCACTATCAGACGGGTGAGCCGATCCCACAGGAATTGGTCGACAAGGTGGAGGCCTCATCCAAGTTCAATGAAGGCTTTGCCACTGTCGAATATCTCTCCAGCGCGATTGTCGATATGATGCTGCACAATCGTGATGAGGCAGTAACCGATGTGGATGCGTTTGAGCGCGAGACACTGGCGGAAATTGGCATGCCTGACGAGATTGTGATGCGCCACCGCCTGCCGCAGTTTAACCACCTTTTCTCCTCTGATTCCTATTCAGCCGGCTATTACAGCTATCTCTGGTCGGAGACGATGGACGCCGACACCTGGGCCGCCTTTGAACAGGCCGCGGATGGCGTCTGGGACAAGGGCGTGGCGGATAATTTCCGCAAATTCCTGCTCTCCACCGGCAATGAGACCGAGCGCGTCGATGCCTATCGCCAATTCCGTGGCCGTGATCCGGATGTACGCTATATCATGAAAAAGCGCGGGTTCCCGGTGAGTGAGGACAGTTCGGCGGATTGA
- a CDS encoding haloalkane dehalogenase: protein MTIKALRTPEERFANIPDFDYPVSYVDDLPGYEGLRIAYVHDGPEDAEHTFLCLHGEPSWSFLYRRMIPVFLESGARIVAPDLLGFGRSDKPAEQSNYSFHFHRNYLLALVERLDLKNITLVVQDWGGLLGLTLPVDEKFRARFSRLIVMNTGLGLGRGMTEGFKAWKNYALSTPDLPIGPLIARGTPHLTPEEIAAYDAPFPDPSYKAGAQVFPALVPVEADMEGVDVSKQAAAYWSETFDGPSFMAIGAADPVLGTEAMTGLRKLIKGCPEPMIIEDGGHFVQEWGEPIARAALKHFGDL from the coding sequence ATGACCATAAAAGCCCTGCGTACCCCCGAAGAGCGTTTCGCCAATATCCCCGATTTCGACTACCCGGTCAGCTATGTCGATGACCTTCCGGGTTATGAGGGGTTACGCATCGCCTATGTGCATGATGGCCCGGAGGATGCGGAGCACACCTTTCTCTGCCTGCACGGCGAGCCAAGCTGGTCGTTCCTCTATCGCCGCATGATCCCGGTCTTTCTGGAAAGCGGCGCGCGGATTGTCGCGCCTGATCTGCTCGGCTTTGGTCGCTCTGATAAGCCAGCGGAACAATCGAACTATAGCTTCCACTTCCATCGCAACTATCTGCTGGCGCTGGTCGAGCGGTTGGACCTTAAAAACATCACTTTGGTGGTGCAGGATTGGGGGGGCTTGCTGGGTCTAACACTGCCGGTTGATGAAAAATTCCGTGCCCGCTTCTCGCGGCTGATCGTGATGAATACCGGCCTCGGCCTCGGACGCGGCATGACCGAGGGTTTCAAGGCGTGGAAGAACTATGCACTGTCGACTCCTGACCTTCCTATCGGTCCTTTGATCGCGCGCGGCACGCCGCATCTCACACCCGAAGAAATCGCCGCTTATGATGCGCCTTTCCCCGATCCCAGCTATAAGGCCGGGGCGCAGGTTTTCCCGGCGCTGGTTCCGGTTGAGGCCGATATGGAAGGCGTTGATGTCTCCAAACAGGCTGCTGCCTATTGGTCAGAGACGTTTGACGGCCCGAGTTTTATGGCCATTGGCGCTGCAGACCCAGTGCTGGGCACCGAAGCCATGACGGGCTTACGCAAATTGATCAAAGGCTGCCCTGAACCGATGATCATCGAAGATGGCGGCCATTTCGTGCAGGAATGGGGCGAACCCATTGCCCGCGCGGCGTTGAAGCATTTCGGCGATCTCTAA
- a CDS encoding SPFH domain-containing protein: MTETRDTGLNETTETVANTSNGYAMLMVCLVLFVVALLCLFNLKSGGILFVIGLAVSAFLLLFVSAGFYLLNPNQAAAIQLFGEYRGSDRNTGLRWVLPWLTRKRISVRVHNVTSSTVKVNDLRGNPIEIATNVVWRVTDTAKALFDVEDYHEFVDIQIESAVRVIGARYPYDDLEHKEVTLRGDAEEVSEELEKQLQERVAQAGVIIDECRLTHLAYAPEIAQAMLRRQQAEAVVAARTRLVDGAVGMVEMALEKLNEKDVVDLDDERRAAMVSNLMVVLCGERDTQPVVNTGSLYQ; encoded by the coding sequence ATGACAGAGACGCGGGATACGGGATTGAATGAAACAACCGAAACGGTTGCTAACACGAGTAACGGCTACGCCATGTTGATGGTTTGCCTCGTCCTTTTCGTGGTAGCATTGCTTTGCCTGTTCAACCTTAAGAGCGGCGGCATTCTCTTTGTTATCGGTCTGGCCGTTTCCGCCTTTCTGCTGCTTTTTGTTTCCGCAGGTTTTTATCTGCTCAACCCCAATCAGGCCGCCGCTATTCAGCTATTCGGTGAATATCGTGGCAGTGACCGCAACACCGGATTGCGCTGGGTTCTCCCTTGGCTGACGCGCAAGCGTATCTCGGTCAGGGTGCATAATGTCACCTCTTCGACGGTGAAGGTGAATGACCTGCGTGGCAACCCGATCGAGATTGCGACTAATGTGGTCTGGCGTGTGACCGATACTGCAAAGGCGCTGTTCGACGTCGAGGACTATCACGAATTTGTCGATATTCAGATTGAAAGCGCGGTGCGCGTGATTGGCGCACGTTACCCTTATGATGATCTTGAGCATAAGGAAGTCACGCTGCGCGGCGATGCGGAAGAGGTCAGCGAGGAGCTGGAGAAGCAGTTGCAGGAGCGCGTAGCCCAAGCGGGTGTCATCATAGATGAGTGCCGCCTGACGCATCTCGCCTATGCCCCGGAAATCGCGCAGGCCATGCTGCGTCGCCAACAGGCCGAAGCCGTCGTTGCCGCACGCACCCGTCTGGTCGATGGTGCGGTTGGCATGGTCGAGATGGCACTGGAGAAGCTGAACGAGAAGGATGTTGTTGACCTAGATGACGAGCGTCGGGCAGCGATGGTTTCCAACCTGATGGTGGTGCTATGCGGTGAGCGCGACACCCAGCCGGTCGTGAATACCGGATCGCTCTATCAATGA
- a CDS encoding toxin-antitoxin system HicB family antitoxin, producing MPDNSKPAAKKAFALRVDPALHDAIERLAASELRSVNAQIEVLLRDALARRGVKLAPPVRAKRGRPPKREKK from the coding sequence ATGCCCGACAATTCCAAGCCAGCAGCTAAAAAGGCATTCGCTCTACGCGTCGATCCGGCGTTGCATGATGCGATTGAACGGCTGGCCGCCAGTGAGCTGCGCAGCGTGAATGCGCAGATTGAGGTCTTGCTTCGCGATGCTCTGGCGCGACGCGGTGTTAAGCTTGCGCCGCCAGTCAGAGCAAAACGCGGGCGTCCGCCAAAGCGGGAGAAGAAGTGA